From a single Brassica napus cultivar Da-Ae chromosome C9, Da-Ae, whole genome shotgun sequence genomic region:
- the LOC125592675 gene encoding protease Do-like 4, mitochondrial: protein MACVRILVRLWVIGSSLIGKVDLYLTVESNVGFVISGRRILTNSHVVDDSYDTYVQVRKHGSSTKYEAIVETVGFECDLAILGVDNEEFWEDVNPLELGDIPSIYEDVSVLGYPRGGDTICVTKGIVSRVESGEYMNSSIELLKILTDATIDYGNSGGPVVCGNKVVGVAFQGFPNLEKTVS from the exons ATGGCATGCGTCAGGATCCTCGTGCGGCTCTG GGTCATTGGTTCAAGTCTCATTGGAAAGG TTGACTTATATCTTACGGTGGAATCTAATGTAGGATTTGTGATTTCTGGAAGGAGGATTCTTACAAACTCTCATGTTGTGGATGATTCATATGACACATATGTGCAAGTGAGAAAGCATGGTTCATCCACTAAGTACGAAGCAATAGTTGAAACAGTTGGATTTGAATGTGACTTGGCCATCTTAGGTGTTGATAATGAAGAGTTTTGGGAAGATGTAAATCCTTTGGAACTCGGAGACATACCCTCTATCTATGAAGATGTCTCCGTTCTAGGTTATCCTCGTG GTGGTGACACTATTTGTGTTACAAAAGGTATTGTGTCGAGAGTTGAATCTGGTGAATATATGAACAGCTCCATCGAACTATTGAAAATACTAACAGATGCCACTATTGACTATGGAAATAGTGGTGGTCCAGTGGTCTGTGGAAACAAAGTCGTTGGTGTAGCATTTCAAGGTTTTCCAAATTTGGAAAAGACAGTGAGTTGA